A section of the Bacillus pumilus genome encodes:
- a CDS encoding sugar porter family MFS transporter has protein sequence MKNRNGWLYFFGALGGALYGYDTGVISGAILFMKEDLGLNAFTEGLVVSSILIGAMLGSSLSGKLTDQFGRKKAIIAAAILFIIGGFGTALAPNTEVMVLFRIVLGLAVGCSTTIVPLYLSELAPKESRGALSSLNQLMITFGILLAYIVNYALADAEAWRLMLGIAVVPSVLLLCGIMFMPESPRWLFVHGQADRAKEILSKLRKSKQEVEEEISDIQQAESEEKGGFKELFEPWVRPALIAGVGLAFLQQFIGTNTIIYYAPKTFTSVGFGNSAAILGTVGIGAVNVVMTFVAIKIIDRVGRKALLLFGNAGMVLSLIVLSVVNRFFEGSTAAGWTTIICLGLFIVIFAVSWGPVVWVMLPELFPVHVRGIGTGVSTFLLHTGNLIISLTFPTLLSAMGISNLFLIYAVIGVGAFLFVKYMVTETKGKSLEEIEDDLKKRNRAVTGDEGKTV, from the coding sequence ATGAAAAATCGGAATGGGTGGCTTTATTTCTTCGGCGCACTAGGTGGCGCCTTATATGGCTATGATACAGGTGTCATTTCTGGCGCCATCTTATTTATGAAAGAGGATTTAGGGTTAAACGCATTTACAGAGGGACTTGTCGTCAGCTCGATTTTAATCGGTGCGATGCTCGGTTCCTCTTTATCTGGAAAGCTGACAGATCAATTTGGGCGAAAAAAAGCCATCATCGCCGCCGCGATTTTGTTTATTATCGGCGGATTTGGTACAGCCCTTGCCCCGAATACCGAAGTGATGGTCTTATTCCGAATTGTGCTAGGGCTTGCTGTCGGGTGCTCGACAACGATTGTTCCATTATATTTATCTGAACTCGCTCCAAAGGAATCGCGAGGAGCACTGTCCTCATTAAACCAACTCATGATCACATTTGGTATTCTACTCGCCTATATTGTGAATTACGCTTTAGCGGATGCAGAGGCATGGCGCCTGATGCTTGGAATTGCGGTTGTTCCTTCTGTGCTTTTATTATGTGGGATTATGTTTATGCCGGAAAGTCCCCGCTGGCTGTTTGTCCATGGACAGGCAGACCGTGCAAAAGAAATATTATCTAAACTGAGAAAGAGTAAGCAAGAAGTGGAAGAAGAAATTTCAGACATACAACAGGCAGAAAGTGAAGAAAAAGGCGGTTTTAAGGAATTATTTGAGCCATGGGTGCGCCCAGCATTAATCGCTGGTGTCGGTCTTGCCTTTTTGCAACAGTTTATCGGTACCAATACGATTATTTACTATGCACCAAAAACATTCACAAGCGTTGGTTTTGGCAATTCAGCGGCCATTTTAGGAACCGTCGGAATTGGGGCAGTGAATGTCGTCATGACGTTTGTGGCGATTAAAATTATTGACCGTGTAGGGCGTAAAGCGCTGCTCTTATTTGGGAATGCTGGCATGGTCCTAAGTTTAATTGTCCTGTCAGTGGTCAATCGATTTTTCGAAGGGTCAACAGCGGCAGGATGGACAACTATTATTTGTTTAGGTCTCTTTATTGTCATCTTTGCTGTCAGCTGGGGTCCTGTTGTTTGGGTCATGCTTCCTGAGCTGTTCCCAGTACATGTCCGAGGTATCGGTACAGGTGTCTCTACCTTCCTCCTTCATACAGGAAATTTAATCATTTCGCTTACATTTCCAACTTTACTAAGCGCGATGGGTATCAGTAATCTTTTCCTCATTTATGCGGTCATCGGCGTAGGCGCCTTCTTATTTGTGAAATATATGGTGACTGAAACGAAAGGGAAAAGTCTTGAAGAAATTGAAGACGATTTAAAAAAGAGGAATCGTGCCGTCACAGGTGACGAAGGAAAAACGGTGTGA
- a CDS encoding bifunctional glycosyltransferase family 2 protein/class I SAM-dependent methyltransferase, with protein sequence MEGKTSIVMLTYNELHLTKKCIDSIKQHTRSEQYELIIVDNASTDGTKEYVRELNDVIFIENEENRGFAKGCNQGAKKATGDSILFLNNDTIVTENWLSPLREALFASERIGMVGPVSNYVSGPQMVESTYTDVKELPAFAKKYTAAKTGQRTYVHRLVGFCLLVKKELIEKVGLFDERFVYGSFEDDDLCLRSLLNGYQLQIVHDSFVHHHGHATFRANQDTNITTLFAENRLRFLDKWGIDLNLMTPHPYFADLLPEDAACVLDAGCGVGATGLELMNRQSVDMYGVEADPLKAAIAKAYYKEVIEAKADEYPWLEKEAFFDAVIFSDVLEHVSDPWHMIEQAHASLKPGGVIICCLPNMMHAEVLLPLMTGDFTYQDVGILDRGHLRFFTPNTMHALFPDHLFERVIEQRINVPIDQNVQLFFDEIARVGTSLGLQTKALTDQVTLYQLLIVVRKKGGSPSG encoded by the coding sequence ATGGAAGGGAAAACGAGCATTGTCATGCTGACATACAATGAACTGCATTTAACGAAAAAATGTATCGACAGCATCAAGCAGCATACCCGAAGTGAACAATATGAACTCATCATTGTTGATAATGCATCAACCGATGGGACGAAGGAATATGTGAGAGAGCTGAACGATGTGATCTTCATAGAAAATGAAGAAAATCGAGGCTTTGCAAAGGGCTGTAATCAAGGAGCAAAAAAAGCGACAGGAGATAGCATTCTCTTTTTAAATAACGACACGATCGTCACGGAAAACTGGCTTTCTCCATTAAGGGAGGCGTTATTTGCATCAGAACGTATTGGGATGGTAGGGCCAGTATCCAACTATGTGAGCGGTCCTCAAATGGTCGAGTCAACGTATACAGATGTGAAGGAACTGCCAGCCTTTGCGAAGAAATATACGGCTGCGAAAACAGGTCAGAGAACTTATGTACATCGGCTTGTGGGGTTTTGTCTACTTGTAAAAAAAGAGCTCATTGAAAAGGTGGGTTTATTTGATGAGCGGTTCGTGTATGGATCATTTGAGGATGACGACCTTTGTTTGAGATCTTTGCTGAACGGATATCAGCTTCAAATCGTTCACGATTCATTTGTGCATCATCACGGTCATGCAACCTTTCGAGCGAATCAAGATACGAACATCACTACATTGTTTGCAGAAAACAGGCTACGGTTTTTAGATAAATGGGGCATTGACCTCAATTTGATGACTCCTCATCCGTACTTTGCAGATCTACTGCCTGAAGATGCTGCTTGTGTACTGGATGCGGGATGCGGCGTAGGGGCAACAGGGCTTGAACTCATGAATCGGCAGTCTGTTGACATGTACGGCGTAGAGGCTGATCCATTAAAAGCAGCCATCGCAAAGGCTTATTACAAAGAAGTCATTGAGGCAAAAGCAGATGAGTACCCGTGGTTAGAGAAAGAGGCTTTTTTTGATGCGGTCATTTTTTCGGATGTTTTAGAGCATGTGTCAGATCCTTGGCATATGATTGAACAAGCGCACGCATCTTTAAAACCGGGTGGCGTGATCATTTGCTGCCTGCCGAACATGATGCATGCGGAGGTACTACTCCCGTTAATGACAGGGGATTTTACGTATCAAGATGTAGGAATTTTAGATCGAGGTCACTTGAGGTTCTTCACACCAAACACAATGCATGCGCTTTTCCCAGACCATTTGTTTGAACGGGTGATCGAGCAGAGGATCAATGTTCCGATAGATCAAAACGTGCAATTGTTTTTTGATGAGATAGCAAGAGTAGGAACGTCACTTGGCTTGCAAACAAAGGCGTTAACTGATCAAGTGACACTATATCAGCTTTTAATTGTCGTGCGTAAAAAAGGCGGGTCCCCTTCGGGATAA
- a CDS encoding C40 family peptidase, whose translation MKWKGIVIGGCALVGLMFMSQSEAATQTASPLQQAEKLIGTPYHKGGTDPKMGFDASGFTQYVYKTSGAFDLPRKVIDQYQIGKKISWDKAQPGDLVYFRSLEETKDIPTHVALYDGNDQIIHITLSQGVVKTDVSKSKYWTDRFYAVKRLPGTPEISDHRLVKDAMKYLGIPYVFGAADPKSGFDCSGFLQYVFEKSLGIYLPRSAEQQWMVGEKVALDDIRPGDFVFFSNTYKPGISHVGMYIGGDRFIHASRSESVTISYLSESYWREKWTGAKRLTELKLAKENPIVSKAATYIGEVPYVKGGTNPKQGFDTAGFTQYVYREVLGIELPRYASGQVKTGTPVKRSELKPGDLVFFNGTSLMPAIYAGSNQVIHVTVSNGVVLTNMKTSTYWKDKYEMAVRIQK comes from the coding sequence ATGAAATGGAAAGGAATAGTGATTGGTGGGTGTGCGCTCGTAGGGCTGATGTTCATGTCTCAATCAGAAGCAGCTACTCAAACAGCATCTCCTTTGCAACAAGCGGAAAAGTTGATTGGAACACCCTATCATAAAGGAGGAACCGATCCAAAAATGGGCTTTGACGCATCAGGGTTTACTCAATATGTGTACAAGACATCAGGTGCATTTGATTTGCCTCGTAAGGTGATCGACCAGTATCAGATTGGGAAAAAGATATCATGGGACAAAGCCCAGCCTGGTGACCTCGTATATTTTCGCAGCTTAGAAGAAACAAAAGATATCCCGACACATGTGGCGTTGTACGATGGTAACGATCAGATCATTCACATCACACTTAGTCAAGGTGTGGTGAAAACGGACGTCAGTAAAAGTAAATACTGGACGGACCGGTTTTATGCAGTCAAACGACTTCCAGGCACACCGGAAATCTCGGATCATCGTCTAGTGAAAGATGCGATGAAATATTTAGGTATTCCTTATGTATTTGGTGCAGCAGACCCTAAGAGTGGCTTTGATTGTTCAGGCTTTTTACAATATGTATTTGAAAAATCACTAGGGATTTATTTACCTCGAAGTGCTGAACAGCAGTGGATGGTTGGAGAAAAAGTGGCATTAGATGATATACGTCCTGGGGATTTTGTCTTTTTTAGCAACACATACAAGCCAGGTATTTCTCATGTAGGGATGTATATTGGCGGTGATCGTTTTATTCATGCGAGCCGTTCGGAAAGTGTAACGATTTCTTATTTGTCTGAATCGTATTGGCGCGAAAAATGGACAGGTGCAAAACGATTAACAGAGCTGAAATTAGCAAAAGAAAATCCGATTGTCTCAAAAGCCGCTACGTATATTGGTGAAGTTCCTTATGTCAAAGGTGGGACGAATCCAAAGCAAGGCTTTGACACAGCAGGGTTCACACAGTACGTATATCGAGAAGTACTTGGTATTGAGCTGCCTCGCTATGCATCAGGTCAAGTCAAGACAGGTACCCCTGTGAAGCGGTCGGAGCTGAAGCCGGGAGATCTTGTTTTCTTTAATGGAACGTCATTGATGCCGGCGATTTATGCAGGATCAAACCAAGTTATTCATGTGACCGTCTCAAATGGTGTCGTGCTCACGAATATGAAAACAAGTACGTACTGGAAGGATAAGTATGAGATGGCTGTTCGAATTCAAAAATAA
- a CDS encoding CapA family protein, whose amino-acid sequence MNKKLSFQEKLLKITKNQKKKTNKHVLIALPIVIACTFLFTFIGQAKVPTVQKNPENILTASFVGDIMFGRNVEKVTDRYGKQHLFRYAKPYFDVSDYVTGNFEHPVASDQEQAAQKNIHLKTDEDSVKALKDLNFSALNFANNHAADYGEKGLNKTIDAFEQADMDYTGAGRNLQDAKQNISYKEVNGVKIATLGFTDVYGKNFKATNRKAGILPADPSIFIPMISQAAEKADVVVVHAHWGQEYNNEVNDRQRELARAMSKAGADIIIGAHPHVLEPMEVYNGTAIFYSLGNFIFDQGWSRTRDSALVQYHLNEDGKATFEVVPMYIKEATPAPVKAGSFESKSIIRMLTNGTNADWKEKDGHIFFEVDHADKVKHLKENGGKEKK is encoded by the coding sequence ATGAATAAAAAATTGAGCTTTCAGGAAAAGCTGCTGAAAATCACAAAGAACCAAAAGAAAAAAACGAATAAACACGTACTGATTGCTTTGCCGATCGTCATTGCTTGTACATTTCTATTTACATTTATCGGGCAAGCAAAAGTGCCAACTGTACAAAAGAACCCAGAAAACATCCTGACCGCTTCGTTTGTCGGTGACATTATGTTTGGAAGAAACGTAGAGAAAGTAACTGACCGTTATGGAAAACAGCATCTCTTCCGCTATGCCAAACCATACTTTGATGTATCAGATTATGTGACTGGTAACTTTGAACATCCAGTCGCATCAGATCAAGAACAAGCGGCGCAAAAGAATATTCATTTAAAAACAGATGAGGATTCTGTCAAAGCGTTGAAGGATTTGAATTTCTCTGCATTAAACTTTGCGAATAACCATGCGGCAGACTATGGTGAAAAAGGGCTAAACAAAACAATTGATGCCTTTGAACAAGCGGACATGGATTATACAGGCGCAGGCCGTAACCTTCAGGATGCGAAGCAGAACATTTCGTATAAAGAAGTAAATGGTGTCAAAATCGCTACACTCGGTTTTACAGATGTGTATGGGAAAAATTTTAAAGCAACGAATCGCAAGGCAGGTATCTTGCCAGCCGATCCATCTATCTTTATTCCGATGATTTCGCAGGCTGCTGAAAAGGCAGATGTCGTCGTTGTTCATGCTCACTGGGGACAGGAGTACAACAATGAGGTAAACGATAGACAAAGAGAATTGGCAAGAGCGATGTCAAAAGCTGGTGCTGATATCATTATTGGTGCTCATCCGCATGTTCTTGAGCCAATGGAAGTCTATAACGGCACGGCGATCTTCTATAGCTTAGGAAACTTTATTTTTGACCAAGGCTGGTCAAGAACACGTGATTCTGCACTTGTTCAGTATCATCTGAATGAAGATGGAAAAGCGACATTTGAAGTTGTCCCAATGTACATCAAAGAAGCAACACCTGCACCAGTTAAAGCAGGATCATTTGAATCAAAATCCATTATCCGTATGCTGACAAATGGTACGAATGCGGATTGGAAAGAAAAAGACGGACACATTTTCTTTGAAGTAGATCACGCTGATAAAGTTAAACACTTAAAAGAAAACGGAGGGAAAGAGAAGAAATGA
- the pgsB gene encoding poly-gamma-glutamate synthase PgsB — protein sequence MWLIVIACVIMLGIGFIEKKRHQKNIDALPVRVNINGIRGKSTVTRLTTGILMEAGYKTVGKTTGTDARMIYWDTPEEKPIKRKPQGPNIGEQKEVMRETVERGANAIVSECMAVNPDYQIIFQEELLQANIGVIVNVLEDHMDVMGPTLDEIAEAFTATIPYNGHLVITDSEYTDFFKEIAKKRNTEVIVADNSKISDEYLRKFEYMVFPDNASLALGVAQALGIDEDTAFRGMLNAPPDPGAMRILPLMDAKTPGHFVNGFAANDASSTLNIWKRVKEIGYPTDEPIIIMNCRADRVDRTIQFAEDVLPYIEASDLVLIGETTDPIVKAYEDGKIPADHLHNLEYQSTEEIMKMLEKKLHNRVVYGVGNIHGAAEPLIEKIQEYKIKQLVS from the coding sequence ATGTGGTTAATCGTTATAGCCTGTGTCATCATGTTAGGGATTGGCTTTATTGAAAAGAAGCGTCACCAGAAAAATATCGATGCCCTACCGGTGCGCGTCAATATTAATGGTATTCGCGGAAAGTCTACCGTTACAAGATTGACAACCGGTATCTTAATGGAGGCAGGTTATAAAACTGTCGGCAAAACAACGGGAACAGATGCAAGAATGATTTATTGGGATACGCCAGAGGAGAAACCGATTAAAAGGAAACCGCAAGGACCGAATATCGGTGAGCAGAAGGAAGTTATGAGAGAAACTGTTGAAAGAGGAGCAAATGCCATCGTCAGTGAATGTATGGCGGTCAATCCAGATTACCAAATTATCTTTCAGGAAGAGCTGCTTCAAGCGAATATTGGCGTGATCGTAAACGTTCTTGAAGATCATATGGACGTCATGGGGCCGACACTTGATGAAATAGCAGAAGCCTTTACAGCGACAATTCCTTACAATGGACACTTGGTTATTACGGATAGTGAATATACGGATTTCTTTAAAGAGATTGCGAAAAAACGCAATACAGAAGTCATTGTTGCAGATAATTCCAAGATTTCTGATGAGTATTTACGGAAATTTGAGTACATGGTCTTCCCAGATAATGCCTCACTTGCACTTGGTGTTGCACAGGCATTGGGAATTGATGAAGATACAGCATTCCGTGGAATGTTAAATGCGCCACCTGATCCAGGAGCGATGAGAATTCTTCCATTAATGGATGCGAAAACTCCTGGACACTTTGTAAATGGTTTTGCGGCAAATGACGCATCATCTACATTGAACATTTGGAAGCGTGTGAAAGAAATTGGATATCCAACAGATGAACCGATTATTATCATGAACTGCCGTGCGGATCGTGTAGATCGAACGATCCAGTTTGCGGAGGATGTACTTCCTTATATTGAAGCAAGTGATCTCGTTTTAATTGGTGAAACAACAGATCCAATTGTAAAGGCATATGAGGATGGAAAAATTCCGGCTGACCACTTACACAACCTTGAATATCAATCTACAGAAGAAATTATGAAAATGCTTGAGAAAAAGCTTCATAATCGAGTGGTTTATGGAGTCGGCAATATTCATGGTGCCGCTGAACCGTTAATCGAAAAAATTCAAGAATACAAAATTAAGCAGCTTGTCAGCTAG
- the pgsC gene encoding poly-gamma-glutamate biosynthesis protein PgsC encodes MFGSDLYISLILGVLLSLIFAEKTGIVPAGLVVPGYLALVFNQPVFILVVLSVSLLTYVIVRFGLSKFMILYGRRKFAAMLITGIALKLVFDFFYPVVPFEIAEFRGIGIIVPGLIANTIQKQGLTITLGSTLLLSGATFAIMYVYYLF; translated from the coding sequence ATGTTCGGATCAGATCTTTATATCTCGTTAATTTTAGGTGTTCTACTTAGTTTAATCTTTGCAGAAAAAACAGGAATCGTACCAGCTGGACTTGTTGTACCAGGTTATCTAGCGCTTGTATTTAACCAGCCAGTTTTCATTTTAGTTGTCTTATCTGTCAGCTTGCTTACGTATGTCATCGTTCGCTTTGGTCTATCAAAATTTATGATTTTATACGGACGCAGAAAGTTTGCTGCGATGCTGATTACAGGGATTGCCTTAAAGCTTGTCTTTGATTTCTTCTATCCAGTGGTCCCATTTGAAATAGCAGAATTCCGCGGAATCGGTATTATCGTTCCTGGATTGATTGCAAACACGATTCAAAAGCAAGGTCTTACGATTACCCTTGGGAGCACGTTACTTCTAAGTGGTGCAACATTTGCCATCATGTATGTTTACTATCTATTTTAA
- a CDS encoding LCP family protein, with protein sequence MDQSRSKRQGKKRLKPWVKVTLFIVGILLLTTASVTGYAYYKVTSAAKKAQVSLDRGAQSVKRIEAFDPGKDSFSVLLLGIDSRPGETVKQARSDAMVLATVNRTNKTVKLLSIPRDSYVNIPGHGYDKITHAHAFGGADLTLSTVENLLDIPVDFVIQSNFKAFKEIVNELNGVSINVKDDYVVKQVLKDTKGKVQLQTGTHTLDGDQALAYVRTRKADSDLLRGQRQMEVLKAIFDKSKSLTSIPSYDNIIDTLGDNVATNLSMKELVGLFPLLTSLKSMDTIQLKGSDYQPNGVYYFQLDQNQLNEVKTELKKQLELS encoded by the coding sequence ATGGATCAATCAAGAAGCAAACGCCAAGGAAAAAAGCGTTTAAAACCGTGGGTGAAAGTCACTCTATTTATAGTCGGTATTCTTTTACTGACAACCGCTTCTGTCACAGGCTATGCCTACTACAAAGTGACTAGCGCTGCAAAAAAAGCACAAGTATCTTTAGATCGCGGCGCTCAATCTGTCAAACGGATTGAAGCATTCGATCCTGGGAAAGACAGCTTTTCTGTCTTATTGCTTGGTATTGACAGCAGACCGGGTGAAACAGTGAAACAAGCACGAAGCGATGCGATGGTCTTAGCAACCGTCAATCGTACAAATAAGACCGTAAAATTATTAAGCATTCCAAGGGACTCATACGTGAATATTCCAGGGCATGGCTATGACAAAATTACACATGCACACGCATTTGGCGGTGCAGATTTAACCTTAAGTACAGTAGAAAATTTACTAGATATTCCAGTTGATTTTGTGATCCAAAGTAATTTCAAAGCATTTAAAGAGATCGTTAATGAACTAAACGGGGTTTCTATTAACGTGAAGGATGATTATGTCGTCAAACAGGTTCTAAAAGATACAAAAGGTAAGGTACAGCTTCAAACAGGAACTCATACGCTAGACGGTGATCAAGCTCTCGCGTATGTGAGAACACGAAAAGCAGATAGCGATTTATTACGTGGACAGCGTCAAATGGAAGTATTAAAAGCCATTTTTGATAAATCAAAATCGTTAACGTCTATTCCGTCATATGACAATATCATTGATACACTTGGTGATAATGTCGCGACCAACCTTTCGATGAAAGAACTAGTCGGGCTTTTCCCGCTTCTAACGTCATTGAAATCGATGGATACCATTCAGCTGAAAGGCTCTGATTACCAGCCAAACGGAGTTTATTATTTCCAATTGGATCAAAATCAGCTAAACGAAGTGAAGACTGAATTGAAGAAGCAGCTTGAATTATCATAA
- a CDS encoding Cof-type HAD-IIB family hydrolase: protein MKKMIAIDLDGTLLNTKSEISAQNREALIRAKEAGYIVTICTGRATFDVKELLGDLDIPIIAANGGTVHTEGYELFSRITLGQEAGKRAAKALVERNIYFEVYTDDALLSPFDGKEKLKAEFDVIKSANPNEDIADLWEGAMTQFKQFGIKPVDDIRQIFESNEATYKLLCFSFDMNKLQEARDLLSEMPELSLTSSGKHIIEVLPKESGKGHALKKLAAHYGVDRSHIYAIGDSPNDLSMFEEAGHRIAMGNAVDVIKEKSTYMTKGNHEDGVAYFIDLLLKNQFHEKKTLV from the coding sequence ATGAAAAAAATGATTGCGATTGATTTAGACGGTACACTTTTAAATACAAAAAGTGAAATATCTGCTCAAAACAGGGAGGCATTGATCCGCGCGAAGGAAGCGGGATATATTGTCACCATCTGTACAGGGCGGGCGACTTTTGATGTGAAGGAACTGCTGGGTGATTTGGACATCCCCATTATTGCAGCAAACGGCGGAACCGTTCATACAGAAGGTTATGAACTTTTCAGCCGTATCACACTTGGCCAAGAAGCAGGAAAACGAGCGGCTAAAGCATTAGTAGAAAGAAACATTTACTTTGAGGTTTACACGGACGATGCGCTCCTCTCTCCTTTTGATGGAAAAGAGAAACTGAAAGCAGAATTTGATGTGATCAAAAGCGCGAATCCAAATGAAGATATAGCTGATTTATGGGAAGGGGCAATGACTCAATTCAAACAATTTGGCATCAAACCAGTGGATGATATTCGTCAGATTTTTGAGTCGAATGAAGCGACCTATAAATTACTCTGCTTCTCATTTGATATGAATAAATTACAGGAAGCACGAGATCTCCTCTCAGAAATGCCTGAGCTTTCATTGACCTCTTCTGGAAAACATATCATTGAGGTACTTCCAAAAGAGTCTGGGAAAGGACATGCCCTGAAAAAACTCGCAGCTCATTATGGCGTAGACCGCTCACATATTTATGCAATAGGCGACAGCCCCAACGATCTATCCATGTTTGAGGAAGCAGGCCACCGCATTGCTATGGGGAATGCAGTCGATGTCATTAAAGAAAAGAGCACTTACATGACAAAAGGCAATCATGAAGACGGTGTTGCTTACTTTATTGATCTGCTTTTAAAAAATCAATTCCACGAAAAAAAGACGCTCGTCTGA
- a CDS encoding spore germination protein, producing the protein MPNANEQTRLHFLSGSFEEKIRILKKTFQQSGDFEYRELMVNETKSVLFFIKTRVDEGKLNDFIIGNLLGPPGKQDYTKSLSTLETGDLTLITDSIIAGSIAFLEENASQIKLFTVGQPPLRSISEPSSESIIAGAHDGFVESLDTNLYLLRSHLNDRKLAIQYHKVGTKSETKLATIYISDIANPEKIEEVNRRISSIKVDTLLSPGSVVEAIEDDSFSIFPQLIDTERPDKVRSAILEGRIVVLMDGSPMAIILPITFFSFFQSPDDYNSRWIPATFIRVLRYLACIIAVILPSFYIAVIGFHYEVVPDELAITMKNSIIGIPFPPLIEAMLMEITIELIREAGVRLPKPVGQTIGIVGGLVIGDAVVQAGLISNVLIVVVAVTAVASFILPSIEMTATIRMLRFPLMFMASMFGFIGISFGLAIVLMNLCRLESLGVPYLSPVTPFNWQDLKDTIIRLPMWMYKQRPVYLNPKKKKQIEQLRGWEKKNEK; encoded by the coding sequence ATGCCAAACGCCAATGAGCAAACACGCTTACATTTTTTATCAGGGAGCTTCGAGGAAAAAATCAGAATTCTGAAAAAGACATTTCAGCAAAGTGGGGATTTTGAATACCGGGAGCTAATGGTGAATGAAACGAAATCTGTTTTGTTTTTTATTAAAACAAGAGTAGATGAAGGCAAGCTAAATGATTTCATTATCGGCAACTTGTTAGGACCACCTGGAAAGCAGGATTATACAAAATCTCTTAGCACACTCGAAACTGGTGACTTGACGCTGATTACAGACAGCATCATTGCAGGAAGTATTGCCTTTCTTGAAGAAAATGCCTCGCAGATCAAATTGTTTACCGTTGGGCAGCCTCCTCTGCGTTCTATTTCAGAACCTTCTTCAGAAAGCATCATTGCGGGTGCTCATGATGGATTTGTGGAAAGTTTGGATACGAATTTATATTTGCTGCGTTCTCACTTAAATGATCGGAAGCTCGCTATCCAGTATCATAAGGTCGGTACAAAATCAGAAACAAAGCTTGCCACAATTTATATTTCCGATATTGCCAATCCAGAAAAGATAGAAGAAGTGAACAGACGAATTTCTTCTATTAAAGTAGACACACTGCTCAGTCCTGGGTCTGTCGTTGAAGCCATTGAGGATGATTCATTCTCTATTTTCCCGCAGCTGATTGACACTGAACGTCCAGATAAAGTCAGATCTGCCATCCTTGAAGGCAGAATTGTTGTATTGATGGATGGAAGTCCAATGGCCATCATTCTACCTATCACGTTCTTTAGTTTCTTTCAATCACCAGATGATTATAATAGCCGCTGGATACCAGCTACATTTATTCGTGTTTTGCGTTATCTTGCCTGCATCATCGCAGTCATCCTGCCATCTTTTTATATCGCCGTGATTGGATTTCATTATGAGGTGGTCCCTGATGAACTCGCCATTACGATGAAGAACTCTATTATTGGGATTCCCTTCCCTCCTTTAATAGAAGCCATGCTAATGGAAATTACCATTGAACTCATACGGGAAGCTGGTGTGCGTCTGCCAAAACCCGTCGGGCAGACCATTGGGATCGTAGGCGGTTTGGTCATTGGGGATGCGGTAGTACAAGCAGGACTTATCTCGAATGTTCTTATTGTTGTCGTTGCCGTGACTGCTGTTGCTTCCTTTATCCTTCCTTCAATTGAAATGACGGCTACCATTAGGATGCTGCGTTTTCCGCTCATGTTCATGGCTTCAATGTTTGGCTTTATCGGTATTTCATTTGGCCTTGCCATCGTCCTCATGAATTTATGCCGCCTAGAATCTTTAGGTGTACCGTACTTATCACCTGTTACACCTTTTAACTGGCAGGATTTAAAGGACACCATCATTCGACTACCTATGTGGATGTACAAACAGCGTCCTGTCTATTTAAATCCGAAAAAGAAAAAACAAATTGAACAATTGAGAGGATGGGAAAAGAAAAATGAAAAATAA